Proteins encoded in a region of the Halioglobus maricola genome:
- a CDS encoding AI-2E family transporter gives MSDSDKLGHAMTVQEFTDALIRVSLIALMVILSFQVFSPFMSLMIWALILAVTIYPLHQSLAQKLGGNQGRASTIIVLIGLFGIGIPMVLLGSSIAEHATSVADRYQAGTLHLKPPKETVADWPVVGEDVYKAWSAASANLPAFIEANKTSIESLVSSGMAAAKSTVGTVFLFLGALIVAGIMMAFGESGSAAMDSIIVRIVGPKHGSEVHTLATMTTRSVAAGVLGVAFIQAVLVGVGFLAAGVPVAGLLALVVLLLAIMQLPATLVIIPVIIWLFKASDHSQVMNIIWSIYLLAAGLSDNFLKPMLLGRGVDAPMPVILLGALGGMMSMGFVGLFVGAVVLAVGYQLFMKWVAMHEAEEAAEAAAATEAEATE, from the coding sequence ATGAGTGATAGCGACAAGCTTGGTCACGCTATGACCGTTCAGGAATTTACCGATGCCTTGATCCGTGTGAGTCTCATCGCATTGATGGTCATCTTGTCGTTTCAGGTTTTCAGCCCCTTTATGAGCCTTATGATCTGGGCCCTTATTCTGGCGGTGACGATCTACCCTCTGCACCAGAGCCTCGCTCAAAAGCTGGGCGGTAATCAGGGTCGGGCTTCGACAATTATTGTGTTGATTGGATTGTTTGGCATTGGTATCCCCATGGTCTTACTGGGGAGTTCAATCGCCGAGCACGCCACCTCAGTTGCAGACCGTTATCAGGCGGGAACGCTTCATCTGAAACCGCCGAAAGAAACAGTGGCGGACTGGCCGGTGGTCGGAGAGGATGTCTATAAGGCATGGTCAGCCGCGTCTGCTAACCTTCCCGCGTTTATTGAAGCGAACAAGACCTCCATCGAATCGCTGGTCAGTAGCGGAATGGCCGCTGCCAAGAGCACCGTTGGCACGGTTTTCCTGTTCCTCGGAGCGCTTATTGTCGCCGGTATTATGATGGCCTTCGGCGAGAGTGGCAGTGCTGCCATGGACAGCATTATCGTCCGCATCGTGGGACCAAAACACGGTAGTGAGGTGCATACCCTGGCAACCATGACAACCCGCTCAGTGGCAGCGGGCGTGCTCGGTGTGGCCTTTATTCAGGCCGTGTTGGTTGGCGTGGGTTTCCTGGCTGCAGGAGTCCCGGTTGCCGGGCTACTGGCCCTGGTGGTGTTGCTGCTGGCGATCATGCAGCTGCCGGCTACCCTGGTGATTATTCCAGTGATTATCTGGTTATTTAAGGCCAGTGATCACTCTCAAGTGATGAATATTATCTGGTCAATATACCTGCTGGCTGCCGGCCTTTCGGATAACTTCCTCAAGCCTATGCTCCTCGGTCGCGGTGTTGATGCGCCCATGCCGGTGATATTGCTGGGCGCCCTGGGTGGCATGATGTCCATGGGCTTTGTCGGCCTGTTCGTTGGCGCCGTGGTGCTGGCGGTGGGTTATCAGCTGTTCATGAAGTGGGTTGCCATGCACGAGGCAGAAGAGGCGGCGGAAGCGGCAGCGGCTACCGAGGCTGAGGCGACTGAATGA